One part of the Acidobacteriota bacterium genome encodes these proteins:
- a CDS encoding ribbon-helix-helix protein, CopG family: MKTTFNIDDSVMRRLREEAARRGTTMSALVEAGLRRVLGAQVAGQNLPEQLPPLPSWQGGKELVDIANREELYR, from the coding sequence ATGAAGACCACCTTCAACATCGATGATTCCGTCATGCGACGACTGCGCGAAGAGGCAGCGCGGCGAGGAACAACGATGTCGGCTCTGGTGGAGGCAGGCCTCCGTCGTGTGCTGGGCGCCCAAGTGGCCGGCCAGAATCTGCCGGAGCAACTACCTCCGTTGCCGTCTTGGCAAGGTGGGAAGGAGTTGGTCGACATCGCCAACCGTGAAGAGCTGTACAGGTGA
- a CDS encoding alpha/beta hydrolase gives MAGFILPEYSATLDVVMDDGAPIRVVRHGNPSGPRVVLSHGNGFASDSYFPFWRHMLERFDLALYDVRNCGRNPFHAGEAHDYPHFVRDMARVHSAIAEAWGEKTTIGVFHSMTAFAALLAIIDGVWHWDALVLFDPPLVPPEGDPHRGPLMADGETLRAAALARQNRFRDPEELAEVYRWLPLFRRLRPGVAELNARSVLHFDPASGEWLLGCPGAVEADLYTDIADLAIWRQPNPSGRPLLIVGADPAPKDAPKTAPCCRLFCETFGIDYAFVPDTSHLLQLEEPEQCFALFDAFLADNEVATGKSP, from the coding sequence ATGGCTGGGTTCATCCTTCCCGAATATTCCGCAACCCTCGACGTCGTGATGGACGATGGCGCGCCGATTCGCGTCGTGCGCCACGGCAACCCGTCAGGACCACGTGTCGTGCTGAGCCACGGCAACGGCTTCGCGAGCGATTCCTACTTCCCGTTCTGGCGACATATGCTCGAGCGGTTCGACCTTGCCCTGTACGACGTCCGCAACTGCGGGCGCAACCCCTTTCACGCGGGCGAGGCTCACGACTATCCCCACTTCGTGCGTGACATGGCGCGCGTGCACAGCGCGATCGCGGAAGCATGGGGCGAGAAGACCACGATCGGCGTCTTCCATTCGATGACGGCGTTCGCAGCCCTGCTGGCGATCATCGACGGCGTCTGGCACTGGGACGCGCTGGTATTGTTCGACCCGCCGCTGGTCCCGCCTGAGGGCGACCCGCACCGCGGCCCGCTGATGGCCGACGGCGAGACGCTGCGCGCCGCCGCCCTGGCCCGCCAGAACCGGTTCCGGGACCCCGAGGAACTTGCCGAGGTGTACCGTTGGCTGCCCCTGTTCCGTCGCCTGCGGCCAGGAGTGGCGGAACTCAATGCACGCTCGGTGTTGCACTTCGATCCCGCCAGCGGAGAATGGCTGCTCGGTTGCCCTGGCGCGGTCGAGGCGGACCTCTATACCGACATCGCCGACCTGGCAATATGGCGACAGCCCAACCCGTCGGGGCGCCCGCTCCTGATCGTCGGCGCCGACCCAGCGCCGAAGGACGCGCCGAAGACCGCGCCATGTTGCAGGCTATTCTGCGAGACGTTCGGCATCGACTACGCCTTTGTGCCCGATACGAGCCACCTCCTGCAGCTCGAGGAGCCGGAACAGTGCTTCGCTCTGTTCGACGCTTTCCTCGCCGACAACGAGGTCGCCACAGGAAAGAGCCCATAG
- a CDS encoding ATP-binding protein, with product MWVPRTLAPELRRLADSFQVVVLTGPRQVGKTTLLERSFPTHRFVALDAGQNAETAETRPGEFLDAHAPPVILDEIQYAPRLLRDIKARVDRRREPGQYLLTGSQTFPLMQSVSESLAGRAAVVPLLGLSADEWLSVPELAAAHVPSEFLWRGSYPGLWAPDDSAPTRDRWYQGYVATYLERDVRNLLNVARLRDFERFLRACAVRTGQLLNMSELGRDVGVSATTAREWISVLLTSGQIVLLEPYHRSLGKRLVKSPKLYFADTGLAAWLAGFQSAGALLHSPAIGAFWENHVVGQWIRYRDWHAPAVQLWFWQDRTGREVDLLIETDQRLVPVECKWKERPDPGDAAGIRRLRAFYGDAVAEGFIACTTATAFQVTPGVTAVPGWRLRPASSGDLAEVMTATFTP from the coding sequence ATGTGGGTTCCGCGCACGCTGGCCCCGGAGTTGCGGCGCCTGGCGGATTCGTTTCAGGTCGTCGTACTGACCGGCCCCCGGCAGGTAGGCAAGACGACGCTGCTGGAGCGCTCGTTTCCCACGCATCGGTTCGTGGCGCTCGACGCGGGCCAGAACGCCGAAACTGCGGAGACTCGTCCGGGGGAGTTCCTCGACGCGCACGCTCCGCCGGTGATACTCGACGAGATTCAGTACGCGCCTCGACTGCTCCGCGACATCAAGGCCCGCGTCGACCGGCGCCGCGAGCCCGGGCAATACCTGCTGACCGGCTCGCAGACTTTCCCGTTGATGCAGTCGGTTTCCGAGAGTCTCGCGGGTCGTGCGGCCGTGGTGCCGCTACTCGGCCTCTCGGCGGATGAATGGCTGTCGGTTCCGGAGCTGGCCGCGGCGCATGTTCCGTCGGAGTTCCTGTGGCGCGGCAGCTATCCCGGCCTCTGGGCGCCCGACGACAGCGCGCCGACTCGCGACCGGTGGTATCAGGGCTATGTCGCGACGTACCTGGAGCGCGATGTCCGCAACCTGCTCAATGTTGCGCGGCTGCGCGACTTCGAGCGTTTCCTGCGGGCGTGCGCCGTGCGCACCGGCCAACTTCTGAACATGTCGGAGCTCGGACGCGACGTCGGCGTCTCGGCCACGACCGCGCGCGAGTGGATCAGCGTGCTGCTGACCTCCGGCCAGATCGTGCTGCTGGAGCCCTATCATCGCTCCCTCGGCAAGCGCCTGGTCAAGAGCCCGAAGCTCTATTTCGCGGACACCGGACTGGCTGCCTGGCTGGCCGGATTCCAGTCCGCCGGCGCCCTCCTCCATTCGCCGGCCATCGGCGCGTTCTGGGAAAACCACGTGGTGGGTCAGTGGATCCGCTATCGCGACTGGCACGCGCCGGCCGTGCAGCTCTGGTTCTGGCAGGATCGAACCGGCCGCGAGGTCGACCTGCTGATCGAAACCGACCAGCGGCTCGTGCCGGTGGAGTGCAAGTGGAAGGAGCGTCCGGATCCCGGCGACGCAGCAGGCATCCGGCGCCTGCGCGCGTTCTATGGCGACGCGGTCGCGGAAGGCTTCATCGCCTGCACGACCGCGACCGCCTTCCAGGTGACGCCGGGCGTAACCGCCGTGCCCGGATGGCGACTGCGCCCAGCGTCTTCCGGCGACCTGGCGGAGGTGATGACGGCGACGTTCACACCTTGA
- a CDS encoding helix-turn-helix transcriptional regulator yields the protein MSPTPQTLTLAGEDYVVIRREEYEQLRAAADEDAADLAVIRRVLDDPDQIWAPADLVRRIAEGEHPVRAWRTHRSMTARALAAKAGIPSSYLSAIERGAKPGSVKALKSLATALGVSLDDLV from the coding sequence ATGAGCCCTACGCCGCAGACCCTGACCCTCGCGGGCGAGGACTACGTCGTGATCCGCCGCGAAGAATACGAGCAGTTGCGCGCCGCCGCGGACGAAGACGCTGCCGACCTCGCCGTCATCCGGCGCGTCCTCGATGACCCCGACCAGATCTGGGCGCCCGCGGACCTCGTACGGCGCATAGCCGAAGGAGAACATCCTGTGCGCGCCTGGCGTACGCACCGGAGCATGACGGCGCGCGCCCTGGCCGCTAAGGCAGGAATCCCGAGTTCCTATCTCTCGGCCATCGAGCGTGGAGCAAAGCCCGGCTCCGTGAAGGCGCTCAAGAGTCTCGCGACAGCCCTTGGCGTGTCGTTGGATGATCTCGTGTGA
- a CDS encoding DASS family sodium-coupled anion symporter: MTSDDVPAGTPDAGPEAGGPRPHTGAPASRPASPGAPASGPASTNTPGLIGAAALTAFILILPTPDGMPPEAHRLAALFAGILVLWATEALPIAVTALLAVALQPIFGLTSLVTGRPPTPGAIFGAAAANFMSSVFFFVLVMFAIAHAWVKTGLARRFALWLIARAGTDATRAVYVFMIGTGAISMVISDVPAAAIFMAIAVGILDKLGLRPGSRFGRAVMLGIPIAALIGGVGTPAGSSINLLGLVMIEQAGGERVPFLHWMAIGIPMVAILLPVAAWVLVKFFPPEIASIGDLEEIHDERRRLGPVSRDEWKVVVIMSAMLTLWIASTWLPVFDTFLVAVVGAVAMFLPGIGLFTWKEIQRVTGWDTLMVIGGVTSLGQASSQTGLATWLAESALGGLADWNAVALIAAISAFTVVIHLMLPIAPVINAVMIPPIMVLGAAAGVNPALYALPVIFTASCAFLLPLDAVPLVTYSRGYYRMFDMLPAGLVISAVWVVLMTALLIVVGPLVGLL, from the coding sequence ATGACCTCCGACGACGTACCCGCAGGTACGCCGGATGCCGGCCCGGAGGCCGGCGGACCGAGGCCCCACACAGGTGCGCCGGCCTCCAGGCCGGCATCTCCCGGTGCGCCGGCGTCCGGGCCGGCATCCACCAACACCCCCGGCCTCATCGGCGCCGCCGCACTCACCGCCTTCATCCTCATCCTCCCGACGCCCGACGGCATGCCCCCGGAGGCGCACCGGCTCGCCGCGCTGTTCGCCGGCATCCTCGTGCTGTGGGCCACCGAGGCGCTGCCGATCGCCGTCACCGCCCTGCTCGCCGTCGCCCTGCAGCCCATCTTCGGGCTCACGTCGCTCGTCACCGGCCGGCCGCCCACCCCCGGCGCCATCTTCGGCGCGGCCGCCGCCAACTTCATGAGCAGCGTCTTCTTCTTCGTGCTCGTGATGTTCGCCATCGCCCACGCCTGGGTGAAGACCGGCCTCGCCCGCCGCTTCGCGCTGTGGCTCATCGCGCGGGCCGGCACCGACGCCACGCGCGCCGTCTACGTCTTCATGATCGGCACCGGCGCCATCTCGATGGTGATCTCCGACGTGCCCGCCGCCGCCATCTTCATGGCCATCGCGGTCGGCATCCTCGACAAGCTGGGGCTGCGGCCCGGATCGCGCTTCGGCCGGGCGGTGATGCTCGGGATCCCGATCGCGGCCCTCATCGGCGGCGTCGGCACGCCGGCCGGCAGCTCCATCAACCTGCTCGGCCTGGTCATGATCGAGCAGGCGGGCGGCGAGCGCGTTCCCTTCCTCCACTGGATGGCGATCGGCATCCCGATGGTGGCCATCCTGCTGCCGGTGGCGGCCTGGGTGCTGGTGAAGTTCTTTCCGCCGGAGATCGCGTCCATCGGCGATCTCGAGGAGATTCACGACGAGCGACGCCGCCTGGGCCCGGTCAGCCGCGACGAATGGAAGGTGGTCGTGATCATGAGCGCCATGCTCACCCTCTGGATCGCGAGCACGTGGCTGCCCGTGTTCGACACCTTCCTCGTGGCCGTCGTCGGCGCGGTGGCGATGTTCCTCCCCGGCATCGGCCTGTTCACCTGGAAGGAGATTCAGAGGGTCACCGGCTGGGACACGCTGATGGTCATCGGCGGCGTCACGTCGCTCGGCCAGGCGTCGTCGCAGACCGGTCTCGCCACCTGGCTCGCCGAATCCGCCCTCGGCGGCCTCGCCGACTGGAACGCCGTCGCCCTCATCGCCGCCATCAGCGCCTTCACCGTCGTCATCCACCTCATGCTGCCCATCGCGCCGGTCATCAACGCCGTCATGATCCCGCCCATCATGGTCCTCGGCGCCGCGGCGGGCGTGAACCCGGCCCTCTACGCGCTGCCCGTCATCTTCACCGCCTCCTGCGCCTTCCTGCTGCCGCTCGACGCCGTGCCCCTCGTCACCTACAGCCGGGGCTACTATCGGATGTTCGACATGCTGCCGGCGGGGCTTGTCATCAGCGCCGTGTGGGTGGTCTTGATGACGGCGCTACTGATCGTCGTCGGCCCACTGGTGGGATTGTTGTAG
- a CDS encoding gamma-carboxymuconolactone decarboxylase has product MDEKQRHAAGTAIRRKILGDAYVDRAVADTTDVTAEIQDLITRYAWGEIWTRPGLDHRTRRILVIGTQIALRQWDQYRIHVRAALTEGGFTMDDVNEIVLQQAIYCGAPAALTAVNIARQLRDEIEGRS; this is encoded by the coding sequence ATGGACGAAAAGCAGCGGCACGCGGCAGGCACGGCCATCCGACGGAAGATTCTGGGCGACGCCTACGTGGACCGGGCCGTCGCCGACACGACCGACGTCACGGCGGAGATTCAGGACCTGATCACGCGCTACGCGTGGGGCGAGATCTGGACGCGGCCGGGATTGGACCACCGCACGCGCCGCATCCTGGTAATCGGGACGCAGATCGCCCTCCGGCAGTGGGACCAGTACCGCATCCACGTGCGGGCGGCGCTCACCGAGGGCGGGTTCACGATGGACGACGTCAACGAGATCGTCCTCCAGCAGGCGATCTACTGCGGCGCGCCCGCCGCCCTCACCGCCGTCAACATCGCCCGCCAACTGCGGGACGAAATCGAGGGCCGTTCATGA
- the pcaB gene encoding 3-carboxy-cis,cis-muconate cycloisomerase, which translates to MSDRATRLHARVLHNADTAECFSGRAQLQAMLDVEAALTAAQADAGVAPASCVAPIQAAARAELYDLDVLKAEATETGNPVIPVVRHLTARVAKSDADAARYVHWGATSQDILDTGLLLQLRAAVPGAIDHLAQGVRAAAAHAHRHRDATMAGRTWLQQATPVTFGLKAAGWADAMDRSRRRLQSALDDALVLQFGGATGTLASLGSQGLAVTERLAARLDLPVPDIPWHAHRDRFAQLASALGIAAGTCGKIGRDIALLAQTEVGEASEATAPGRGGSSTMPQKQNPVASSVALAAAGRAPGLVATLLGAMIQEHERGLGGWQVEWDTLPDLVICATSGTRAAADALDGLQVDTDRMRANAEASGGLLLAESIAMTLAKSVGKHEAHACIAAACRRAAAEGRPFADVLGDDPLVTQHLDRAEIARRLSPDNYLGATRDYIDRVLARVAASDA; encoded by the coding sequence ATGTCTGACCGCGCCACACGCCTCCACGCTCGCGTCCTGCACAACGCGGACACCGCGGAGTGCTTCTCCGGGCGCGCCCAGCTCCAGGCGATGCTGGACGTCGAGGCGGCCCTGACGGCGGCGCAGGCCGACGCCGGCGTGGCGCCGGCAAGCTGCGTGGCGCCCATTCAGGCGGCGGCCCGCGCCGAGCTGTACGACCTGGACGTTCTCAAGGCCGAGGCGACGGAGACCGGCAATCCGGTCATTCCGGTGGTGCGGCATCTGACCGCGCGGGTGGCGAAATCCGACGCGGACGCGGCGCGCTACGTCCACTGGGGGGCGACCAGCCAGGACATCCTGGATACCGGCCTGCTGCTCCAGCTCCGGGCGGCGGTTCCGGGCGCCATCGACCACTTGGCGCAGGGCGTGCGCGCCGCCGCCGCCCACGCCCACCGCCACCGCGACGCCACGATGGCCGGCCGCACGTGGCTGCAGCAAGCAACGCCGGTGACGTTCGGGCTCAAGGCGGCGGGTTGGGCCGACGCTATGGACCGGTCCCGGCGCCGCTTGCAGTCCGCCCTCGACGACGCGCTCGTTCTCCAGTTCGGCGGCGCCACCGGCACGCTGGCGTCGCTCGGATCCCAGGGCCTCGCCGTCACCGAGCGGCTGGCCGCCCGGCTCGACCTGCCCGTGCCGGACATCCCCTGGCACGCCCACCGCGACCGGTTCGCACAGCTCGCCTCCGCCCTCGGCATCGCGGCCGGCACGTGCGGGAAGATCGGACGCGACATCGCCCTGCTCGCTCAGACCGAGGTCGGCGAGGCGTCCGAGGCGACGGCGCCGGGACGCGGCGGATCGTCGACGATGCCGCAGAAGCAGAACCCGGTCGCGTCCTCCGTCGCCCTCGCCGCCGCCGGTCGCGCGCCGGGGCTGGTCGCCACCCTGCTCGGCGCGATGATCCAGGAACACGAGCGCGGACTCGGCGGCTGGCAGGTCGAGTGGGATACCCTGCCCGACCTCGTGATCTGCGCGACCAGCGGAACCCGGGCGGCCGCCGACGCGCTGGACGGCCTTCAGGTCGACACGGATCGCATGCGCGCCAACGCGGAGGCGTCCGGCGGCTTGCTGCTGGCCGAGTCCATCGCCATGACGCTGGCGAAGTCCGTCGGCAAGCACGAGGCGCACGCCTGTATCGCCGCCGCCTGCCGGCGCGCGGCGGCCGAGGGACGCCCGTTCGCCGACGTGCTCGGCGACGATCCGCTCGTCACGCAGCATCTCGACCGAGCGGAAATCGCCCGGCGGCTGTCGCCGGACAACTACCTTGGCGCGACCCGCGACTATATCGACCGCGTGCTCGCACGAGTCGCCGCATCCGACGCATGA
- the pcaG gene encoding protocatechuate 3,4-dioxygenase subunit alpha produces the protein MLALTPFQTVGPFFAILVPEQGRLTLAGADVPGERIVIEATVHDGASQPVPDALIEIWQANAAGCYNHPDDARCTGPDPAFGGFGRVRTDGAGGFSLKTIKPGPVPGPDGQPQAPHLLVGLFARGLLSRLVTRIYFSDEPANGDDPILAAVAPDRRPTLVAARRDDGRYTHTITLQGPGETVFFDV, from the coding sequence ATGCTCGCCCTCACCCCCTTCCAGACCGTCGGCCCCTTCTTCGCGATCCTCGTCCCCGAGCAGGGGCGCCTGACGCTGGCGGGCGCCGACGTTCCCGGCGAGCGCATCGTCATCGAGGCGACGGTCCACGACGGCGCGAGCCAGCCGGTGCCCGATGCCCTCATCGAGATCTGGCAGGCAAACGCGGCAGGCTGCTACAACCATCCGGACGACGCCCGCTGCACGGGACCGGACCCCGCGTTCGGCGGGTTCGGGCGCGTGCGTACGGACGGTGCGGGCGGCTTTTCCCTGAAGACCATCAAGCCGGGGCCCGTGCCCGGACCCGACGGCCAGCCCCAGGCGCCGCATCTACTGGTGGGACTCTTCGCGCGCGGGCTGCTCTCGCGCCTCGTCACGCGGATCTACTTCTCCGACGAGCCGGCGAACGGCGACGACCCGATCCTGGCCGCGGTGGCGCCGGACCGCCGGCCGACGCTGGTCGCGGCGCGTCGGGACGACGGGCGCTACACGCACACGATCACGCTCCAGGGACCGGGAGAAACGGTGTTCTTCGATGTCTGA
- the pcaH gene encoding protocatechuate 3,4-dioxygenase subunit beta, translated as MLPYRRPPADAHPPNDVPDYRSTGLRHPARPLVVIPQTLSELTGPVYGYGDGAVGPHDADLTRQHAGEPLGERIVIGGRVLDEDARPVADTLVEVWQANAAGRYAHALDTHDAPLDPNFSGAGRLLTDADGRFHFTTIRPGAYPWGNHDNAWRPAHVHFSVFGRSFLTRLVTQMYFPGDPLLAFDPIFNAVPTERGRQRMVAAFDLDVTEAGRALGYRFDIVLRGRDATPMEGPA; from the coding sequence ATTCTCCCGTATCGCCGACCGCCGGCCGACGCCCATCCCCCGAACGACGTGCCGGACTACCGGTCCACCGGGCTGCGCCACCCCGCCCGGCCGCTCGTGGTGATTCCGCAGACGCTGTCGGAGCTGACGGGCCCGGTCTACGGCTACGGGGACGGTGCGGTCGGGCCGCACGACGCCGACCTGACCCGCCAGCACGCCGGCGAGCCCCTCGGCGAACGCATCGTCATCGGCGGCCGCGTTCTGGACGAAGACGCCCGGCCGGTGGCGGATACCCTGGTAGAAGTCTGGCAGGCGAACGCCGCCGGCCGCTACGCCCACGCCCTCGACACCCACGACGCCCCGCTCGATCCGAACTTCAGCGGCGCCGGCCGGTTGCTCACGGACGCGGACGGTCGGTTCCACTTCACGACCATCCGGCCCGGCGCATACCCCTGGGGGAACCACGACAACGCCTGGCGCCCCGCGCACGTGCACTTCTCCGTCTTCGGGCGCAGCTTCCTGACGCGCCTCGTGACCCAGATGTACTTCCCCGGCGACCCGCTGTTGGCCTTCGATCCCATCTTCAACGCGGTCCCCACCGAGCGTGGCCGCCAGCGGATGGTGGCGGCCTTCGATCTCGACGTGACGGAGGCGGGGCGCGCCCTCGGCTACCGTTTCGACATCGTCCTGCGCGGCCGGGACGCGACCCCGATGGAGGGACCGGCGTGA
- a CDS encoding valine--pyruvate transaminase codes for MDISAYGRRLTSDTGPLSLMKDLGDAAEAGGSLMNLGGGSPSLIPAAEALFRRQMEALLQREGSFERAIGLYGGPDGDRDFARVLAGFLRRELGWDISERNIALTNGSQSAFLPLFTLLAGPMGDGRPPRRILLPLAPEYIGYADLGLVPGLFTARHSIIHELDDQLFKYGVDLAGLDGVEDIGAICVSRPTNPTGNVITDAEVEELGAIARARDVPLILDTAYGAPFPGIVFGESTPVWNENTVVCMSLSKLGLPGFRTGIVIANEEIIEALAAATAMYCLSPGRLGPAFGAELIRSGELMPLVRDVIRPHYAGRATRALDRLRDGLRGYPARIHTPEGAFFLWLWMPGLPITNAELYERLKQRDVIVVSGHYFFPGLEDDDWLHKRECVRISFADDWGRTERGIDIIADEVRRAYDG; via the coding sequence ATGGACATTTCGGCGTACGGGCGGCGGCTGACGAGCGACACGGGTCCGCTGTCGCTGATGAAGGATCTCGGCGACGCCGCGGAGGCCGGCGGCTCGCTGATGAACCTTGGCGGCGGCAGTCCCAGTCTGATCCCTGCCGCCGAAGCACTGTTCCGCCGCCAGATGGAGGCCCTGCTGCAACGGGAGGGGTCGTTCGAACGGGCCATCGGCCTCTACGGCGGCCCCGACGGCGACCGCGACTTCGCCCGCGTCCTCGCCGGTTTCCTCCGGCGCGAGCTCGGCTGGGACATCAGCGAGCGCAACATCGCCCTGACCAACGGCAGCCAGTCCGCCTTTCTGCCGCTGTTCACCCTGCTGGCCGGGCCGATGGGCGACGGCCGCCCGCCGCGGCGCATCCTGCTGCCGCTCGCGCCGGAGTACATCGGCTACGCGGACCTGGGTCTCGTCCCGGGGCTGTTCACGGCGCGGCACTCGATCATCCATGAGCTCGACGATCAGCTCTTCAAGTACGGGGTGGACCTGGCGGGGCTCGACGGGGTGGAGGACATCGGCGCGATTTGCGTGTCGCGCCCGACCAACCCGACGGGAAACGTGATCACTGACGCGGAGGTCGAGGAGCTCGGCGCCATCGCCCGCGCCCGCGACGTGCCGCTGATTCTCGACACCGCCTACGGCGCGCCGTTTCCCGGCATCGTGTTCGGCGAGTCGACGCCGGTCTGGAACGAGAACACGGTCGTCTGCATGAGCCTGTCGAAGCTCGGGCTGCCCGGCTTCCGCACCGGCATCGTGATCGCGAACGAGGAGATCATCGAGGCGCTGGCCGCCGCCACCGCCATGTACTGTCTATCGCCGGGGCGGCTCGGCCCCGCATTCGGCGCCGAGCTGATCCGGAGCGGCGAGCTGATGCCGCTGGTCCGCGACGTCATCCGGCCGCACTACGCCGGCCGCGCCACGCGCGCCCTCGACCGGCTCCGCGACGGCCTGCGCGGCTATCCGGCGCGCATCCACACGCCGGAGGGCGCCTTCTTCCTCTGGCTCTGGATGCCGGGGCTGCCCATCACCAACGCCGAGCTCTACGAACGGCTCAAGCAGCGCGACGTCATCGTCGTCTCCGGCCACTATTTCTTCCCGGGGCTCGAGGACGACGACTGGCTGCACAAGCGCGAGTGCGTCCGCATCAGCTTCGCCGACGACTGGGGACGCACGGAGCGCGGGATCGACATCATCGCGGACGAGGTGCGGCGCGCCTACGACGGCTAA
- a CDS encoding cyclase family protein gives MKTWWTGAIVVGALAAAIAMAGQPPASAQQSSEPPLVSQEQFDRWLTELSNWGRFGPDDELGMANLITPAKRAEAARLVTEGFAVSLASNAQNYETADVPCPVEWQMVRATRTGASDQIAYPCIHGPGTTHLDAFAHVFFDGKMWNGYDVDGLVTMDEGAKKNSIMAVKDGLVTRGVLYDIPRLKGVPWLEPGTRITVEDLEAWEEMSGVRAGPGDAFLIRWGRWARQDALGPFDTGREAAGLDNNVIPWLKERDVAIAGWETPGYAPQPDGDLPRTALHNFALTILGIQLLDRADFQDLANAAAERNRWEFMITIAPLRIPNGTGSPVNPIAMF, from the coding sequence ATGAAGACATGGTGGACTGGCGCGATCGTCGTCGGCGCCCTGGCGGCTGCTATTGCGATGGCGGGACAGCCTCCGGCGTCGGCGCAGCAATCATCGGAACCGCCTCTCGTGAGCCAGGAGCAGTTCGACCGCTGGCTCACCGAGTTGTCCAACTGGGGCCGCTTCGGTCCGGACGACGAGCTGGGCATGGCGAACCTGATCACGCCGGCCAAGCGCGCGGAGGCGGCGCGGCTGGTCACGGAAGGGTTCGCGGTATCGCTGGCGTCGAACGCGCAGAACTACGAGACCGCCGACGTGCCGTGCCCGGTCGAATGGCAGATGGTCCGCGCTACGCGCACGGGGGCCAGCGACCAGATCGCGTACCCCTGCATCCACGGTCCCGGCACCACGCACCTGGATGCGTTCGCCCACGTCTTCTTCGACGGCAAGATGTGGAACGGCTACGACGTCGACGGGCTGGTCACGATGGACGAGGGCGCCAAGAAGAACTCCATCATGGCGGTGAAGGATGGCCTCGTGACGCGCGGCGTCCTGTATGACATCCCGCGCCTGAAAGGCGTGCCGTGGCTGGAGCCGGGGACGCGTATCACGGTCGAGGATCTGGAGGCCTGGGAGGAGATGTCCGGCGTCCGCGCCGGCCCCGGCGACGCGTTCTTGATTCGCTGGGGACGCTGGGCCCGCCAGGACGCCCTCGGCCCGTTCGACACGGGGCGCGAGGCGGCGGGTCTCGACAACAACGTCATCCCGTGGCTGAAGGAGCGCGACGTCGCCATCGCCGGCTGGGAGACGCCCGGCTACGCCCCGCAGCCCGATGGCGACCTGCCCCGCACCGCGCTCCACAACTTCGCGCTGACCATCCTCGGCATCCAGTTGCTGGATCGGGCGGACTTCCAGGACCTCGCCAACGCCGCGGCGGAGCGCAACCGCTGGGAGTTCATGATCACCATCGCGCCGCTGCGGATTCCGAACGGCACCGGATCGCCGGTCAACCCGATAGCGATGTTTTAG
- a CDS encoding DUF4440 domain-containing protein, which translates to MNKPSRRLLPALVAVAAAAGVVAAACAPASPDPQEDLRAIEALNQHDVDAVLSGDFDALISQWTEDFVVITGGAIVRGRDANAALTEGARATAHLLEPVEHDLDFEETIVAGDYAFQWGTVRSSSRAIETGEVYSSSGKLLRILQRQPDGSWKMHRAMTVPDASNE; encoded by the coding sequence ATGAACAAACCGTCCCGTCGCCTGCTTCCGGCCCTCGTTGCGGTAGCGGCCGCAGCGGGGGTCGTGGCCGCCGCGTGCGCACCCGCCTCGCCGGATCCGCAGGAGGATCTGCGCGCCATCGAGGCGCTCAACCAGCACGACGTCGATGCCGTGCTGTCCGGCGACTTCGACGCACTGATCTCCCAGTGGACCGAGGACTTCGTCGTGATTACCGGCGGCGCCATCGTGCGCGGGCGCGACGCCAACGCCGCCCTGACGGAAGGCGCGCGGGCGACGGCGCACCTGCTCGAGCCGGTCGAACACGATCTGGACTTCGAGGAGACGATTGTCGCCGGCGACTACGCGTTCCAGTGGGGCACGGTCCGATCGAGCTCCCGGGCGATCGAGACCGGAGAGGTGTATTCGAGTAGCGGCAAGCTGCTGCGGATCCTGCAGCGCCAGCCCGACGGGTCGTGGAAGATGCACCGGGCGATGACGGTGCCGGACGCGAGCAACGAGTAG